In one Micromonospora polyrhachis genomic region, the following are encoded:
- a CDS encoding TIM barrel protein — MAMRIAGAPISWGVCEVPGWGHQMTAERVLTEMAGTGIIATEFGPDGFLPTDPVQRRELLTAYGLTAVGGFVPVLLHDPGHDPLPEVLAHLPAFLASGANTLVLAAATEAEGYDQRPVLDAAGWRTLLGRLDALAGVTADHGVVATLHPHVGTMVERAEEVWRVLDGSVVGLCLDTGHLLVGGADPVEVARKAAGRTAHVHLKDVNATLASRVRAGAIGYRDAVAAGMYRPLGDGDVGIAEIVTALTDAGYPGWYVMEQDAVLASEPADGTGPLADVRRSLAYLASVGT; from the coding sequence ATGGCCATGCGAATCGCCGGGGCCCCCATTTCCTGGGGCGTGTGCGAGGTGCCCGGCTGGGGGCACCAGATGACGGCCGAGCGGGTGCTGACCGAGATGGCCGGCACCGGCATCATCGCCACCGAGTTCGGCCCGGACGGGTTCCTGCCCACCGACCCGGTACAGCGGCGGGAACTGCTCACGGCGTACGGGCTGACCGCAGTGGGCGGCTTCGTGCCGGTGCTGCTGCACGACCCGGGGCACGACCCGCTCCCGGAGGTGCTGGCGCACCTGCCGGCGTTCCTGGCCAGCGGCGCGAACACGCTGGTGCTGGCCGCGGCGACCGAAGCGGAGGGCTACGACCAGCGGCCGGTCCTCGACGCGGCGGGCTGGCGGACGCTGCTCGGCCGGCTCGACGCGCTGGCCGGAGTCACCGCCGACCACGGGGTCGTCGCGACGCTACACCCGCACGTCGGCACCATGGTCGAGCGGGCCGAGGAGGTCTGGCGGGTGCTGGACGGCAGCGTCGTGGGGCTCTGCCTGGACACCGGACACCTGCTGGTCGGTGGCGCGGACCCGGTCGAGGTCGCCCGCAAGGCCGCCGGACGGACCGCACACGTGCACCTGAAGGACGTCAACGCGACCCTCGCCTCGCGGGTGCGGGCCGGTGCCATCGGATACCGCGATGCGGTGGCGGCCGGCATGTACCGCCCGCTCGGCGACGGCGATGTCGGCATCGCCGAAATCGTGACAGCGTTGACCGACGCCGGCTACCCCGGCTGGTACGTCATGGAGCAGGACGCCGTGCTGGCGAGTGAGCCGGCCGACGGTACCGGTCCGCTGGCCGACGTTCGCCGCAGCCTGGCCTACCTCGCCTCGGTGGGTACGTGA
- the iolD gene encoding 3D-(3,5/4)-trihydroxycyclohexane-1,2-dione acylhydrolase (decyclizing) — protein sequence MRMTVAQAVVTFLAQQETERDGVRQRLIAGCFGILGHGNVAGLGQALLQAGSRMPYHQARNEQAMVHTAAAYARTRLRTSTYACTTSIGPGATNLVTGAALATVNRLPVLLLPGDVFATRVANPVLQELEDPRSYDVSVNDTLRPVSRYWDRINRPEQLPAALLAAARVLTDPAETGAVTLALPQDVQAEAYDFPDELFAPRLWHIARARPDHPALARAAELLRTASRPLIVAGGGVIYSGATQALADFVAATGIPVVETQAGKGALPHGHPGAVGPIGVTGSTAANTLAREADVVLGIGTRYSDFTTASRSLFADPEVRFVNLNVATFDAVKLGAVALTADARAGLLELTEQLAGWSLPVARRKRAATLVAGWDAAVDAGRAATGGPLTQAQVIGAVNDAAEAADVVVCAAGSMPGDLHRQWRAARPGQYHVEYGYSCMGYEIAGGLGVRLADPEAEVFVLVGDGSYLMMAQELATAIAEGLKLTVVLVDNRGYASIGELSEQVGGERFGTSYRARHPDTGRLDGPDLPVDLAANAASLGAQVDRPATLDELRTALAKARSAAGTTVVYVRTGLTGDPGPPSDAWWDVPVAQVGTTSQLSAAQSGYAEGKATQRGHW from the coding sequence ATGAGGATGACGGTGGCCCAGGCCGTCGTGACGTTCCTGGCCCAACAGGAGACGGAACGCGACGGCGTACGGCAGCGGTTGATCGCCGGCTGTTTCGGCATCCTCGGGCACGGCAACGTGGCCGGACTCGGCCAGGCACTGCTTCAGGCCGGCTCGCGGATGCCGTATCACCAGGCCCGCAACGAGCAGGCGATGGTGCACACCGCCGCCGCGTACGCCCGCACCCGGCTACGTACCTCCACCTACGCCTGCACCACGTCGATCGGGCCGGGCGCGACCAACCTGGTGACCGGTGCCGCGCTGGCCACCGTCAATCGGCTGCCGGTGCTGCTGCTGCCCGGCGACGTCTTCGCCACCCGGGTCGCCAACCCGGTGTTGCAGGAGCTGGAGGACCCGCGCTCGTACGACGTCTCGGTCAACGACACACTGCGACCGGTGAGCCGCTACTGGGACCGGATCAACCGGCCGGAGCAGCTGCCCGCCGCGCTGCTCGCTGCCGCCCGGGTGCTGACCGACCCGGCCGAGACCGGGGCGGTGACGCTGGCCCTGCCGCAGGACGTGCAGGCCGAGGCGTACGACTTCCCGGACGAGTTGTTCGCTCCCCGGCTCTGGCACATCGCCCGGGCCCGGCCGGACCACCCGGCGTTGGCGCGCGCGGCCGAACTGCTGCGTACCGCGAGCCGTCCGCTGATCGTGGCCGGCGGCGGCGTCATCTACAGCGGCGCCACGCAGGCCCTGGCCGATTTCGTCGCCGCCACCGGCATTCCCGTCGTGGAGACCCAGGCCGGCAAGGGGGCCCTGCCGCACGGTCATCCCGGTGCCGTCGGCCCGATCGGCGTCACCGGTTCCACCGCGGCGAACACCCTGGCCCGGGAGGCGGACGTGGTGCTCGGCATCGGCACCCGCTACAGCGACTTCACCACCGCCTCACGCAGTCTTTTCGCCGACCCGGAGGTGCGCTTCGTCAACCTCAATGTAGCCACGTTCGACGCGGTGAAGCTCGGTGCGGTGGCGCTCACCGCCGACGCCCGGGCGGGCCTGCTGGAGCTGACGGAGCAGCTCGCCGGCTGGTCCCTACCCGTGGCGCGGCGGAAACGGGCCGCCACGCTGGTCGCCGGCTGGGATGCGGCGGTCGACGCCGGCCGGGCGGCAACCGGCGGCCCGCTGACCCAGGCCCAGGTGATCGGGGCGGTCAACGACGCCGCCGAGGCCGCCGACGTGGTGGTGTGCGCAGCCGGCTCCATGCCGGGTGACCTGCACCGACAGTGGCGCGCTGCCCGGCCCGGCCAGTACCACGTCGAGTACGGCTACTCGTGCATGGGCTACGAGATCGCCGGTGGCCTCGGCGTGCGGTTGGCCGACCCGGAGGCCGAGGTGTTCGTCCTGGTCGGCGACGGCTCCTACCTGATGATGGCGCAGGAACTGGCGACCGCGATCGCCGAAGGCCTGAAGCTCACCGTGGTGCTGGTCGACAACCGGGGCTACGCCTCCATCGGCGAGCTGTCGGAGCAGGTGGGCGGCGAGCGCTTCGGCACGTCGTACCGGGCCAGACATCCCGACACCGGCCGGCTGGACGGGCCGGATCTGCCGGTCGACCTGGCGGCCAACGCCGCCAGCCTGGGCGCGCAGGTGGACCGCCCGGCCACGCTGGACGAGCTCCGGACGGCGTTGGCCAAGGCCCGCTCGGCGGCCGGCACCACGGTGGTCTACGTCCGTACCGGCCTCACCGGTGACCCGGGGCCGCCCTCCGACGCCTGGTGGGACGTACCGGTCGCGCAGGTCGGCACCACCAGCCAACTGTCAGCGGCGCAGAGTGGGTACGCCGAGGGCAAGGCGACGCAGCGCGGCCACTGGTGA
- a CDS encoding inorganic phosphate transporter: protein MSLGFVLLAAVFVFVCGANDGAAMLALAVRHREVPPYVVLAVLLAAIAAGPALFGLTVARTFTDRLLDPTDRRGPLIVLVGVAASLLLVGMLTWRGVPTSITLAVLGGLAGAATGAGAHTAWATLAGVLVVAAVAPLVGGALGLLFGMLARRLPTTSRLTTALRLTHLAAFSGQSLAYAANDGQKMFAVVGVGLAMLHGSVGMRPPHWPVLLGLVTVFGAGAVLSLRRMARGATFGLLPPRPWCLVSAELAAATSVLGSAGLGAPVSMTQSMAAGLVGAGTSQGVRRVRWQFAMPVLVAWLVTLPASLLAGLLAGGLLRTVT from the coding sequence GTGAGCCTCGGATTCGTACTGCTGGCCGCGGTGTTCGTGTTCGTGTGCGGGGCCAACGACGGCGCGGCGATGCTGGCACTGGCGGTACGTCATCGTGAGGTCCCGCCGTATGTCGTACTCGCCGTGCTGCTCGCGGCGATCGCAGCCGGGCCGGCGCTGTTCGGGCTGACCGTGGCGCGTACCTTCACCGACCGGTTGCTGGATCCGACCGACCGGCGGGGCCCGCTCATTGTGCTGGTCGGCGTCGCCGCGTCCCTGCTGCTGGTCGGCATGCTCACCTGGCGTGGCGTGCCAACCAGCATCACCCTCGCCGTGCTCGGCGGCCTGGCCGGTGCCGCCACCGGTGCCGGCGCGCACACCGCCTGGGCCACGTTGGCCGGGGTGCTCGTGGTCGCCGCGGTGGCCCCGCTGGTCGGCGGCGCCCTGGGCCTGCTCTTCGGGATGCTGGCCCGCCGCCTACCGACCACCTCGCGGCTGACGACTGCGCTACGCCTCACGCACCTCGCGGCGTTCTCCGGGCAGAGCCTCGCGTACGCCGCCAACGACGGACAGAAGATGTTCGCCGTGGTCGGGGTCGGGCTGGCCATGCTGCACGGTTCGGTTGGTATGCGGCCCCCGCACTGGCCGGTCCTGCTCGGTCTGGTCACCGTGTTCGGTGCCGGTGCGGTGCTCAGCCTGCGGCGGATGGCCCGGGGAGCCACCTTCGGCCTGCTGCCGCCCCGACCCTGGTGCCTGGTCTCGGCCGAGTTGGCGGCGGCGACCTCGGTGCTCGGCAGCGCGGGGCTCGGCGCACCGGTCAGCATGACCCAGTCGATGGCGGCCGGGCTGGTGGGTGCCGGGACGAGCCAGGGTGTCCGCCGGGTGCGTTGGCAGTTCGCCATGCCGGTGCTGGTGGCCTGGCTGGTGACCCTGCCGGCCAGCCTGCTCGCCGGACTGTTGGCGGGCGGCCTGCTCCGGACGGTCACATGA
- a CDS encoding Cgl0159 family (beta/alpha)8-fold protein: MTENTIRALTRQRAGRPELVAQAATDRRRPTGWGDERLMIIAADHPARGTVGVRNRPDAMANRTDLLQRLRTALSRPGVHGVMATADVIEDLLLLGELNDRLVIGSMNRGGITGAVFELDDRFTGYDTQTIVEMGFDGGKMLCRIDPADPGTVSTLESCGRAVTELARHRLMAMIEPLPVSRIDGRAQLDARPEALIRAIGVGQALGGSSAYTWLKLPVVPEMDRVLESTTLPVLLLGGESAGEEAYTAWQKALANPGVRGLVVGRALLYPPDDDVAAAVDTAAALLG; this comes from the coding sequence ATGACGGAGAACACGATCCGCGCCCTGACCCGCCAGCGGGCGGGCCGTCCCGAACTGGTGGCACAGGCCGCCACCGACCGACGCCGGCCGACCGGCTGGGGTGACGAACGGTTGATGATCATCGCGGCCGACCATCCGGCCCGGGGAACCGTCGGGGTACGGAACCGGCCGGACGCCATGGCCAACCGGACCGACCTGCTCCAGCGGCTGCGTACCGCGCTGTCCCGCCCGGGCGTACACGGCGTCATGGCCACCGCCGACGTCATCGAGGACCTGCTCCTCCTCGGCGAACTGAACGACCGTCTGGTGATCGGTTCGATGAACCGGGGCGGAATCACCGGGGCGGTGTTCGAACTCGACGACCGGTTCACCGGCTACGACACGCAGACCATCGTGGAGATGGGATTCGATGGTGGCAAGATGCTGTGCCGCATCGACCCGGCCGACCCGGGGACGGTCAGCACCCTGGAATCCTGCGGACGGGCCGTCACCGAGCTGGCCCGACATCGACTGATGGCCATGATCGAGCCGCTGCCGGTGAGCCGGATCGACGGCCGGGCGCAACTGGACGCCCGCCCCGAGGCACTGATCCGGGCCATCGGTGTCGGCCAGGCGTTGGGCGGGTCGTCCGCGTACACCTGGCTCAAGCTGCCGGTGGTGCCGGAGATGGACCGGGTCCTGGAGTCGACCACGCTGCCGGTGCTGCTGCTGGGCGGCGAGTCGGCCGGCGAGGAGGCGTACACCGCCTGGCAGAAGGCGCTGGCCAATCCAGGCGTACGCGGCCTCGTGGTGGGGCGGGCGCTGCTCTATCCACCGGATGACGACGTGGCCGCCGCCGTCGACACCGCCGCCGCGTTGCTGGGGTGA
- a CDS encoding GntR family transcriptional regulator has translation MTRPLPITLDRSSPVPLYFQVALQIEQLIDQGELPPGSRLDNEIQLADQTGLSRPTMRQAIQCLVDKGLLVRKRGVGTQVVHGMVKRPVELSSLYDDLSHGNQRPSTMTLLVETIPADDAIAVALRLAPGTDIVHLERLRFAQGEPLAIMHNWLPTGLTELTEERLERHGLYELLRGAGIHMRVANQRIGARAATSPEARLLHERRGAPLLTMSRTTYDDSGRAVEHGSHVYRPTLYSFEIALVER, from the coding sequence TTGACCAGGCCGCTACCCATCACCCTCGACCGGTCGAGCCCGGTTCCCCTCTACTTCCAGGTCGCCCTGCAGATCGAACAGCTCATCGATCAGGGCGAGCTGCCACCTGGTTCACGCCTGGACAACGAGATCCAGCTCGCCGACCAGACCGGGCTGTCCCGGCCCACCATGCGTCAGGCCATCCAGTGCCTGGTGGACAAGGGGCTGCTGGTCCGCAAGCGTGGTGTCGGCACCCAAGTCGTGCACGGCATGGTCAAGCGGCCGGTGGAGCTGAGCAGTCTCTACGACGACCTCAGCCACGGCAACCAGCGACCCAGCACCATGACGCTCCTGGTCGAGACGATTCCGGCCGACGACGCCATCGCGGTCGCGTTGCGGCTGGCACCAGGCACCGACATCGTCCACCTGGAGCGGCTGCGGTTCGCCCAGGGTGAACCGCTCGCCATCATGCACAACTGGCTGCCCACCGGGTTGACCGAGCTGACCGAGGAACGGCTGGAGCGGCACGGCCTCTACGAGCTGCTGCGCGGTGCCGGGATCCACATGCGGGTGGCCAACCAGCGCATCGGTGCCCGGGCCGCCACCAGCCCGGAGGCCCGGTTGCTGCACGAGCGCCGGGGTGCGCCACTGCTGACGATGAGCCGCACCACCTACGACGACAGCGGCCGGGCGGTCGAGCACGGATCACACGTCTACCGGCCGACGCTCTACAGCTTCGAGATCGCCCTCGTCGAGCGCTGA
- a CDS encoding DUF47 domain-containing protein codes for MISRLRRVFDDLAGRSHRRVIGILVQQIDAALDGVALAIGVTTGRVGPAEARHMMSDLEHLGDGHRARLVPELSATLTTPIDREDLFRLSRSIDDVLDHLRDYVRETDLYGVRLDGAAVALLEQVNLGLKDLRRAVNRILPRPQDVPAAALVAHKRAGQVRHRYGIALAALLSGEVDAAMLKRRELLRRLDVLGLRLAECADALADAMLKRML; via the coding sequence ATGATCTCCCGCCTGCGTCGCGTCTTCGACGACCTGGCTGGTCGTTCGCATCGCCGCGTCATCGGCATCCTGGTGCAGCAGATCGATGCGGCGCTGGACGGTGTCGCGCTGGCGATCGGGGTGACCACCGGCCGGGTGGGACCGGCCGAAGCGCGCCACATGATGTCCGATCTGGAGCATCTCGGTGACGGTCACCGGGCCCGGCTGGTGCCGGAGTTGTCCGCCACGCTGACCACGCCGATCGACCGGGAGGACCTGTTCCGACTTTCCCGCTCCATCGACGACGTGCTCGACCACCTGCGGGACTACGTGCGGGAGACCGACCTGTACGGGGTACGGCTGGATGGTGCGGCGGTTGCGCTGCTGGAGCAGGTCAATCTGGGTCTGAAGGACCTGCGCCGGGCGGTGAACCGCATTCTGCCCCGGCCACAGGACGTGCCGGCCGCGGCCCTGGTCGCGCACAAGCGCGCCGGTCAGGTCCGGCACCGGTACGGCATCGCTCTGGCGGCGTTGCTCTCCGGTGAGGTGGATGCGGCCATGTTGAAGCGACGGGAGCTACTCCGCCGCCTCGATGTGCTGGGGCTGCGGCTCGCGGAGTGTGCGGACGCGCTCGCCGACGCGATGCTCAAGCGCATGCTGTGA
- the iolB gene encoding 5-deoxy-glucuronate isomerase, translating into MYLPAGTARGGDGCPVEVTPERAGWRYCGLRVLELPAGGEITFDTGEFEQLLLPLSGGGVVWCDGQVFELTGRDSVFERVTDFAYLPIDATVTVRTGTGLRCALPSARATRRLPARYGPAERVPVEIRGAGPATRQVNNFCAPEVFECDKLVAVELLTPGGNWSSYPPHKHDTEADGEAVLEEIYYFETSGLAYQRVYGSTEVLAEVATGDVVLVPNGYHGPSIAAPGYDLYYLNVLAGPAPERTMACRDDPVHHWVRESWQQQVPDPRVPLTSYRGRTR; encoded by the coding sequence ATGTACCTACCAGCGGGAACGGCACGAGGCGGGGACGGCTGCCCGGTCGAGGTGACCCCGGAACGGGCCGGTTGGCGATACTGCGGGCTGCGGGTGCTGGAGCTGCCCGCCGGCGGTGAGATCACCTTCGACACCGGCGAGTTCGAACAGTTGCTGCTGCCACTGAGCGGCGGCGGTGTGGTGTGGTGCGACGGGCAGGTCTTCGAGCTGACCGGCCGGGACAGCGTGTTCGAGCGGGTGACCGACTTCGCGTACCTGCCGATCGACGCCACCGTGACCGTCCGGACCGGCACCGGCCTGCGCTGCGCACTGCCCTCGGCCCGGGCCACGCGCCGGCTACCGGCACGCTACGGACCGGCCGAGCGGGTGCCGGTGGAGATACGTGGCGCCGGTCCGGCCACCCGGCAGGTCAACAACTTCTGCGCGCCGGAGGTGTTCGAGTGCGACAAGCTCGTCGCGGTCGAGCTGCTGACCCCCGGCGGGAACTGGTCGTCGTACCCGCCGCACAAGCACGACACCGAGGCCGACGGCGAGGCGGTGTTGGAGGAGATCTACTACTTCGAGACCAGCGGCTTGGCCTACCAGCGCGTCTACGGCAGCACCGAAGTGCTCGCCGAGGTCGCCACCGGGGACGTGGTGCTGGTCCCGAACGGCTACCACGGCCCGTCGATCGCCGCCCCCGGATACGACCTGTACTACCTCAACGTGCTGGCCGGGCCGGCGCCGGAGCGCACCATGGCCTGCCGGGACGATCCGGTGCACCACTGGGTCCGGGAGTCCTGGCAGCAACAGGTGCCCGATCCGCGCGTACCCCTGACGTCGTACCGAGGGAGAACCCGATGA
- a CDS encoding PfkB family carbohydrate kinase: protein MGSVPLDGSPVNAPSRPAVPYDVITVGRVGVDLYPLRGGVPLSEVDIFARFLGGSATNVAVASARLGCRTAVVTRTGADPFGAFVHQALTAYGVDDGYVTEVPGLSTPITFCEIFPPDDFPIYFYRAPKAPDLEIRPDDLDRSALAAARLVWLTGTGLSAEPSRTAHHVVLGLRRDRAVHGHEGHDIGETPRDHEGADTGETVLDLDYRPMLWADPTQATRAYRDALATGAVTVAVGNREECAITTGETSPDAAADALLAAGVRLAVVKQGPGGVLAKRADGTRVVVPPVPVEVVNGLGAGDAFGGALCHGLLADWPLERILRFANAAGAHVAARLSCSDAMPTADEVYGLMGEAP from the coding sequence ATGGGATCCGTGCCGCTGGACGGGTCCCCGGTCAACGCCCCGAGCCGACCGGCAGTGCCGTACGACGTCATCACCGTCGGCCGGGTCGGCGTCGACCTCTATCCGCTGCGCGGCGGGGTGCCCCTGTCCGAGGTGGACATCTTCGCCCGGTTCCTGGGTGGCAGCGCGACCAACGTGGCCGTCGCCTCGGCCCGGCTGGGGTGCCGTACCGCGGTGGTCACCCGGACCGGGGCCGACCCGTTCGGCGCGTTCGTACACCAGGCGCTGACGGCGTACGGGGTGGACGACGGGTACGTGACCGAGGTGCCGGGCCTTTCCACCCCGATCACCTTCTGCGAGATCTTCCCACCGGACGATTTCCCGATCTACTTCTATCGGGCACCGAAGGCACCCGACCTGGAGATACGTCCGGACGACCTGGACCGGTCGGCGCTGGCCGCCGCCCGCCTGGTGTGGCTCACCGGCACCGGCCTGTCCGCCGAGCCCAGCCGGACCGCCCACCACGTCGTGCTCGGCTTGCGGCGGGACCGAGCCGTCCACGGCCACGAAGGTCATGACATCGGCGAGACCCCTCGCGACCACGAAGGTGCCGACACCGGCGAGACCGTGCTTGATCTGGACTACCGGCCGATGCTGTGGGCCGATCCGACGCAGGCCACCCGGGCCTACCGCGACGCCCTGGCGACCGGCGCGGTGACCGTGGCGGTGGGCAACCGCGAGGAGTGCGCGATCACCACCGGCGAGACCAGCCCCGATGCGGCAGCCGACGCGTTGTTGGCAGCCGGCGTCCGGCTGGCGGTGGTCAAACAGGGCCCCGGGGGTGTGCTGGCCAAACGCGCCGACGGCACCCGGGTCGTGGTGCCGCCGGTGCCGGTGGAGGTGGTCAACGGGCTGGGCGCGGGTGACGCCTTCGGCGGTGCGCTCTGCCACGGCCTGCTCGCGGACTGGCCGCTGGAGCGGATCCTGCGCTTCGCCAACGCGGCCGGCGCGCACGTCGCCGCGAGACTGTCCTGCTCGGATGCGATGCCGACCGCTGACGAGGTGTACGGACTGATGGGAGAGGCGCCATGA
- a CDS encoding phytase has translation MRNRRGRLLTAATVAITTALSISPFSPLPAQASSMPEVEAKLETPALFDDDAGGRANADDPAIWLHPTHSARSVVIGTAKEAGLLAYSLSGTVLQTVAAPAPPRPGDEGGRFNNVDLVYGMRVGGASRDLAVVSDRGRDQLRVYRIDPSAARVGAPPLVDVTDPAAPLVFSSNQDEVNEKRTAYGLATWQDRATGRSYALVSQRDTTKLALLRLIATPAGTVTYTVERTLTMPASFTLPNGATWQPCLEPGEDPQFEGMVVDARTGTLYAGQEDVGIWRMPATLLGTPVLVDKVREYGVPAAYDPVTDECAYGPDPGYGGSHLSSDVEGLTIYYRGGGKGYLLASSQGENAFAVYQLQGANAYTGHFRVVSGDDSDEPDGSEVCDGAMVLNAPLGSTFDEGLLVVHDGQNTPTVVDDNGEERENTNFKFVQWEDVAEEAGLAVDTSGWNPRF, from the coding sequence GTGCGCAACCGAAGGGGTCGCCTACTCACGGCGGCCACTGTCGCCATCACCACCGCCTTGTCCATCTCCCCGTTCTCGCCGCTGCCGGCACAGGCCAGCAGCATGCCCGAGGTCGAAGCGAAGCTGGAGACGCCAGCGCTTTTCGACGACGACGCGGGCGGCAGGGCCAATGCCGACGACCCGGCCATCTGGCTACACCCGACGCACTCCGCCCGGAGCGTCGTCATCGGCACCGCCAAGGAGGCGGGCCTACTGGCGTACTCGCTGTCCGGCACCGTCCTGCAGACCGTCGCGGCACCCGCGCCGCCCCGCCCCGGCGACGAGGGCGGCCGGTTCAACAACGTCGACCTGGTGTACGGCATGCGGGTCGGCGGCGCGTCCCGCGACCTGGCGGTCGTCTCCGACCGGGGCCGCGACCAGCTACGCGTCTACCGGATCGACCCCTCGGCCGCGCGGGTGGGAGCACCTCCGCTGGTCGACGTCACCGACCCGGCGGCACCACTGGTCTTCTCCAGCAATCAGGATGAGGTGAACGAGAAACGAACCGCATACGGGCTGGCTACCTGGCAGGACCGCGCCACCGGGCGGTCGTACGCCCTGGTGAGCCAGCGGGACACCACCAAGCTCGCGCTGCTGCGGCTCATCGCCACCCCGGCCGGCACGGTGACCTACACCGTGGAGCGGACACTGACCATGCCGGCAAGCTTCACCCTGCCCAACGGCGCGACCTGGCAGCCCTGCCTTGAGCCGGGCGAGGACCCGCAGTTCGAGGGCATGGTGGTCGACGCGCGGACCGGCACGCTCTACGCCGGACAGGAGGACGTCGGCATCTGGCGGATGCCGGCCACGTTGCTCGGCACGCCAGTGCTCGTCGACAAAGTACGCGAATACGGCGTACCGGCGGCGTACGACCCGGTCACCGACGAGTGCGCGTACGGCCCGGACCCGGGCTACGGCGGTAGCCACCTGTCCTCCGACGTGGAGGGCCTGACTATCTACTACCGGGGCGGCGGCAAGGGATACCTGCTGGCATCCAGTCAGGGCGAGAACGCCTTCGCCGTCTACCAGTTGCAGGGTGCCAACGCGTACACGGGTCACTTCCGGGTCGTCTCCGGTGACGACTCGGACGAGCCGGACGGTTCCGAGGTCTGCGACGGCGCGATGGTGCTCAACGCACCGCTCGGCAGCACCTTCGACGAGGGACTGCTCGTGGTACACGACGGTCAGAACACGCCAACCGTCGTCGACGACAACGGTGAGGAGCGAGAGAACACCAACTTCAAGTTCGTGCAGTGGGAGGACGTAGCCGAGGAGGCCGGTCTGGCCGTCGACACCTCGGGTTGGAACCCGCGCTTCTGA
- a CDS encoding Gfo/Idh/MocA family protein, whose translation MRIALLGAGRIGTAHAANLRVHPEVSQLLIADSDAGRARSAAELVGAQPAGDVDAALAAAPDAVVIATPTSTHAELILRAVDAGVPVFCEKPVAGDVRQTVDVARRVAESGIPVQIGFQRRFDAGYQAARAALRAGEVGTLHRLHLVTGDPAPPHANYVPLSGGIFRDCHIHDFDIARWLTGTEVVEVYATGANRGAPFFAQAGDVDTATTILTFADGTLATVQGSRYNGAGYDVRAELAGTRGTYVVGLDGRSPLRSAEPGAPPSAGPAWPDFWHRFRPAYAAEMAAFLDLVAGRTGNPCPVADALEALYVAEAAELSRHERRPVRVDEVRGDDVRLTHPAGVGSR comes from the coding sequence ATGCGCATCGCCCTGCTCGGAGCCGGAAGAATCGGCACGGCGCACGCGGCCAACCTGCGCGTTCACCCGGAGGTGTCCCAGCTGCTCATCGCCGACTCCGACGCCGGGCGCGCCCGCTCCGCCGCCGAACTGGTCGGTGCCCAACCCGCCGGCGACGTGGACGCCGCCCTGGCCGCCGCGCCCGACGCCGTCGTGATCGCCACTCCCACCTCGACGCATGCCGAGCTCATTCTCCGGGCGGTCGACGCGGGCGTGCCGGTGTTCTGCGAAAAGCCGGTCGCCGGGGACGTCAGGCAGACCGTCGATGTCGCCCGGCGCGTTGCCGAGTCCGGGATCCCCGTCCAGATCGGATTCCAGCGTCGATTCGACGCCGGCTATCAGGCCGCCCGGGCCGCCCTACGCGCCGGCGAAGTCGGCACACTGCATCGACTGCACCTGGTCACCGGCGACCCCGCCCCACCGCACGCCAACTACGTACCGCTCTCCGGTGGCATCTTCCGCGACTGCCACATCCACGACTTCGACATCGCCCGTTGGCTGACCGGCACCGAGGTGGTCGAGGTGTACGCGACCGGCGCGAACCGGGGCGCGCCGTTCTTCGCCCAGGCCGGCGACGTCGACACCGCGACGACCATCCTCACCTTCGCCGACGGAACACTCGCCACGGTGCAAGGCTCCCGCTACAACGGCGCGGGATACGACGTACGCGCCGAACTCGCTGGCACCCGGGGCACCTACGTCGTCGGGTTGGACGGGCGGTCCCCACTACGCTCCGCCGAGCCCGGCGCGCCCCCGTCCGCCGGGCCCGCCTGGCCCGACTTCTGGCACCGCTTCCGGCCCGCGTACGCCGCCGAGATGGCGGCCTTCCTGGACCTGGTCGCGGGCCGGACCGGAAACCCGTGTCCGGTCGCCGACGCGCTGGAGGCGCTGTACGTGGCCGAGGCCGCCGAGCTGTCCCGCCACGAGCGGCGCCCGGTACGCGTCGACGAGGTTCGGGGCGACGACGTCCGGCTCACCCATCCGGCCGGGGTGGGAAGCCGGTGA